A genomic region of Bernardetia sp. ABR2-2B contains the following coding sequences:
- a CDS encoding SPOR domain-containing protein: MKKYILFLCSAFVFLALNQTTNAQAIYNFPMLVQEQVEVKSHPLPSGFDEKGDTTLTVYSGLYGDFSVYFVNGPQYHHILNPNPTGLLINGKEYNFYCDSERGSQKNISNFLDIYEFEYLGRKYVCFFSFREDCLHKGCLYRCYNLFDVTDRNNVTANSFASIYGETFTFGDYNSDGMMDFIRVASQLPPNIEEDKIPTEDKSLYGLVTVFSFDKEGKAVDVKHEGNSYYLFIKGTDEEFSGFEVVQNDWFIPLKDQSGKIAPITPYFAPYVSFDPKEPFLYDAKGYRVPQNVWAVQVAEFDEIEGALDYCEYLMQGGLEDVFVYIDQYNRDLHFLVLAGNYQNKEKIQKLQLDLKKAGVNGRLINMRTEF; this comes from the coding sequence ATGAAAAAATATATTCTATTCTTATGCTCTGCTTTTGTTTTCTTGGCTTTAAATCAAACTACTAATGCACAAGCTATTTACAATTTCCCTATGCTTGTTCAAGAACAAGTAGAAGTAAAATCACATCCTTTGCCTTCAGGATTTGATGAAAAAGGAGACACTACACTTACCGTTTATTCTGGTTTATATGGTGATTTTTCAGTTTACTTTGTCAATGGTCCTCAATACCATCATATCTTAAATCCCAATCCAACAGGTCTTTTGATTAATGGAAAAGAATATAATTTTTATTGTGATTCTGAAAGAGGAAGTCAAAAAAATATTTCTAACTTTTTAGATATTTATGAATTTGAATATTTAGGAAGAAAGTATGTTTGTTTCTTTAGCTTTAGAGAAGATTGTTTGCACAAAGGTTGTTTGTATCGTTGTTATAATTTATTTGATGTAACTGACCGTAATAATGTAACAGCTAATTCTTTTGCAAGTATATATGGTGAAACATTCACATTTGGAGATTATAATAGTGATGGAATGATGGATTTTATTCGTGTTGCCTCTCAGCTTCCTCCAAATATTGAAGAAGACAAAATCCCAACAGAAGATAAATCACTTTACGGACTTGTTACTGTATTTTCATTTGATAAAGAAGGTAAGGCAGTTGATGTAAAGCACGAGGGAAATAGCTATTATTTGTTTATAAAAGGAACAGACGAAGAGTTTTCGGGTTTTGAAGTTGTACAAAATGATTGGTTTATTCCATTGAAAGACCAGTCTGGTAAAATTGCTCCTATTACGCCTTATTTTGCGCCTTATGTCTCCTTTGACCCTAAAGAACCGTTTTTATATGATGCAAAAGGCTACCGAGTTCCCCAAAATGTCTGGGCTGTACAAGTGGCTGAGTTCGATGAAATTGAAGGTGCATTAGATTATTGTGAATACCTAATGCAAGGAGGATTGGAAGATGTCTTTGTTTATATTGACCAATATAATAGGGATTTGCATTTCTTGGTGTTGGCAGGTAATTATCAAAACAAAGAAAAAATACAAAAGCTACAATTAGATTTAAAGAAAGCAGGAGTAAATGGTAGATTAATAAACATGAGGACAGAGTTTTAA
- a CDS encoding GAF domain-containing protein, producing the protein MNIKHLKISQKLAILFSGLFVMLLLHYFLVFRLDANILDDGTKLDIAQRNGMSIQQAIFYLRNVVDGNQQTDLNDLSNRVSSVNSNLAILQNGGVYKVRFDEKVEVQPVSDDISNQLLSFQRLWKEFDKRFTKIRTTSQLHHDSVLVYYVPESTTNSVNQLSAEDDLFSLGDLGLGSLDGGLDDLGSISFDDNAANTALSINYRKMEYQFDNVLNGNIAPDVNFIIRNAEKLVLLNKNLENSLSTRLYYDQIRLRYWMVALFLINAVIIGLGYWFVVKTSLHPLLKIRQLINRLAAGDISRTLLARSHDEVGNLIQDLSRFSQGLEHITDFATQVGKGNFDKDFEVRSKKDTLGYALLEMRNDLKQNAEEDKRRNWANEGTAKFSDILRQHAQDMQALSYQLISNLVHYLEANQGGIYSLEKEGQDDDAKSNLILKAAYAYNKQKFIEQSIPVEQGLLGQAVMEKGHLYFNQISSDYIRLTSGLGEATPSYLLIVPLISNDEVHGVIEIASFKPIKEYQLAFVIKLSESIAATLSNVRSNERTKLLLEESQMYAEQMRAQEEEMRQSMEELTTTQEELERIQIDLKERLANYEGVVNSTKSMILALDEEYNIKVLNRSYATMLRRLKGTEVPNGSNILEILTQEQLEYWKPYYERALGGESFTMVSNIKNSEFEDLYYELEFFPLITVGGGITGFAIVNREVTSLNPVRFTEYEDIIPIE; encoded by the coding sequence ATGAATATCAAACATCTAAAAATTAGTCAAAAACTAGCTATTCTGTTTTCAGGATTGTTTGTAATGCTTTTGCTTCATTATTTTTTAGTTTTTAGGTTAGATGCTAATATTTTAGATGACGGAACAAAATTAGATATTGCACAGCGAAATGGAATGTCTATTCAACAAGCTATTTTTTACCTTCGAAATGTTGTAGATGGCAATCAACAAACTGACCTTAATGACCTTAGTAATCGTGTTAGTTCTGTGAATTCAAATTTAGCTATTCTTCAAAATGGAGGTGTTTATAAAGTTCGTTTCGATGAAAAAGTTGAAGTACAACCTGTTTCTGATGACATTAGTAATCAGTTGCTTTCCTTTCAACGCCTTTGGAAAGAGTTTGATAAGCGTTTTACAAAAATAAGAACGACTAGTCAATTACACCACGATAGTGTTCTTGTTTATTATGTTCCTGAAAGTACAACTAATTCGGTAAATCAGCTTTCAGCAGAAGATGATTTGTTTTCTTTAGGAGATTTAGGTCTTGGTAGTTTAGATGGTGGATTAGATGATTTGGGTTCAATTTCCTTTGATGATAATGCAGCAAATACAGCTCTCTCTATCAATTATAGAAAAATGGAATATCAGTTTGATAATGTATTGAATGGAAATATTGCCCCAGATGTAAATTTTATTATCCGTAATGCTGAAAAACTTGTTCTGCTCAATAAAAATTTAGAAAACTCTCTCTCTACTCGTTTATATTACGATCAAATTCGCTTACGTTATTGGATGGTAGCACTTTTTTTAATTAATGCTGTTATTATTGGCTTGGGTTATTGGTTTGTCGTCAAGACTTCTCTACATCCACTTCTAAAAATCCGTCAGCTTATCAATCGTTTGGCAGCAGGTGATATTTCTCGTACACTTTTAGCTCGTTCTCACGATGAAGTTGGTAATCTGATTCAAGATTTGAGTCGTTTTTCACAAGGACTGGAACATATTACAGACTTTGCAACTCAAGTAGGAAAAGGAAATTTTGATAAAGATTTTGAAGTACGAAGCAAGAAAGATACATTAGGTTATGCTCTTTTAGAGATGAGAAATGACTTAAAACAAAATGCAGAAGAGGATAAACGCAGAAATTGGGCAAATGAAGGAACAGCTAAATTTTCAGATATTTTGCGCCAACATGCACAAGATATGCAAGCGCTGTCGTATCAACTCATTTCTAATTTGGTTCATTATTTAGAAGCTAACCAAGGTGGAATTTATAGCTTAGAAAAAGAGGGGCAAGATGATGATGCAAAGTCAAATCTTATTTTGAAAGCTGCATACGCTTACAATAAACAAAAATTTATAGAACAATCCATTCCTGTCGAACAAGGACTTTTAGGACAAGCAGTTATGGAAAAAGGTCATTTGTATTTTAATCAAATTTCATCTGACTATATTCGTCTTACTTCTGGATTAGGAGAAGCCACGCCAAGTTATTTATTGATTGTTCCTTTGATTTCGAACGACGAAGTACATGGTGTTATTGAAATTGCTTCCTTCAAGCCAATCAAAGAATATCAACTTGCTTTTGTTATTAAGTTATCTGAAAGTATTGCAGCCACACTTTCAAACGTACGAAGCAATGAACGTACAAAGTTGCTTTTAGAAGAATCTCAAATGTATGCCGAACAGATGAGAGCGCAGGAAGAGGAAATGCGCCAAAGTATGGAAGAACTCACAACTACACAAGAAGAATTAGAAAGAATTCAAATTGACTTGAAGGAGCGTTTGGCTAATTATGAAGGTGTTGTAAATAGTACCAAAAGTATGATTTTGGCTCTTGATGAGGAATATAACATAAAGGTTCTGAATCGTTCGTATGCTACTATGTTACGAAGGTTGAAGGGAACAGAAGTGCCGAATGGCTCAAATATTTTAGAGATTCTGACACAAGAGCAATTAGAATATTGGAAACCATACTACGAACGTGCTTTGGGTGGGGAATCTTTTACAATGGTTTCGAATATCAAAAACTCTGAATTTGAAGATTTATATTATGAATTAGAATTTTTCCCTCTTATTACCGTTGGTGGAGGAATTACAGGTTTTGCAATTGTAAACAGAGAAGTAACTTCACTTAATCCTGTTCGATTTACAGAATATGAAGATATTATTCCGATAGAATAA
- a CDS encoding acyl-CoA thioesterase, translating into MQLPQPKHKINPLSKTEFLVRFQDCDPYGHLNNGRYLDYFLDGRDNQVTYDYGWKLVDFINEEKKGWVVQKQELAYLRSAVYGEEIVIRTATVFYDDSNLMIECRMLNKDETQLKSLLWMKLVFINLTNGRRTNHTENIKEFFSKVVLDEFDAEKITFDERVKELTAFYKGQKQKKSNISKV; encoded by the coding sequence ATGCAACTTCCTCAACCAAAACACAAAATAAATCCGTTATCAAAAACTGAATTTCTTGTTCGTTTTCAAGACTGCGACCCGTATGGACACCTAAATAACGGAAGATATTTGGATTATTTCTTAGATGGCAGAGATAACCAAGTTACTTATGATTATGGTTGGAAATTAGTAGATTTTATCAACGAAGAAAAGAAAGGTTGGGTAGTTCAGAAACAAGAGTTGGCTTATTTGCGCTCGGCTGTTTATGGAGAAGAAATTGTAATTCGAACAGCAACTGTTTTTTATGATGATTCTAATTTGATGATTGAATGTAGAATGCTTAACAAAGACGAAACGCAATTAAAATCACTCCTTTGGATGAAATTGGTATTTATTAATTTGACCAACGGACGAAGAACAAATCACACAGAAAATATTAAAGAATTTTTTTCAAAAGTAGTTTTAGATGAATTTGATGCCGAAAAAATTACATTTGATGAACGTGTAAAAGAGCTTACAGCTTTTTATAAAGGTCAGAAACAGAAAAAAAGTAATATCAGTAAAGTTTAA
- a CDS encoding VWA domain-containing protein, translating to MIWNNDLGILETVFILVFLLLYGLYIFRTHKKAKYLRTSSKYVWLKFLLRSSYFILLILALLGPSFGETKQEVKSVGKDIFYLVDLSRSMDAIDIQPSRMERIKHELKGITAAFPSDRQGIIIFSSEAFLQCPLTSDQSALRLILESLNTGLVPSGGTDFAPPLKMALEKFENDKDTKTNSKIIIMISDGEDFGEETDDAIDEIEDLGIKLFALGIGTEKGGKIPSGSGFKKDQRNGETIITKLNPTDLQDLANQTGGKYFEIGEVQNDVQRLINSIQAIQGEVRGVKQIDTTTNKYYYFLYAALFLAIIDVLFTIKVIKI from the coding sequence ATGATTTGGAACAATGATTTAGGGATTCTTGAAACTGTATTTATTCTTGTTTTTTTGCTTTTATATGGACTTTATATTTTCAGAACACACAAAAAAGCAAAATACCTTCGTACTTCTTCAAAATATGTTTGGTTAAAGTTTTTACTCCGAAGTAGTTATTTTATTCTACTTATTTTGGCTTTACTGGGACCTTCTTTTGGAGAAACAAAGCAAGAAGTAAAGAGTGTAGGAAAGGATATTTTTTATTTAGTAGATTTATCTCGTTCGATGGATGCAATAGATATTCAGCCTTCAAGAATGGAGCGCATCAAGCACGAACTTAAAGGAATTACGGCTGCTTTCCCATCTGATAGACAGGGGATTATCATTTTTTCATCGGAGGCATTTCTACAATGTCCACTTACAAGCGACCAAAGTGCATTAAGGTTAATTTTAGAATCTTTAAATACTGGACTTGTACCGAGTGGAGGAACTGATTTTGCTCCTCCTTTGAAAATGGCATTAGAAAAATTTGAAAATGATAAAGACACCAAAACAAACTCTAAAATTATTATAATGATAAGTGACGGCGAGGATTTTGGAGAAGAAACTGATGATGCCATCGATGAAATTGAAGATTTGGGCATCAAACTCTTTGCATTAGGAATCGGAACAGAAAAAGGTGGCAAAATACCTTCTGGAAGTGGTTTCAAAAAAGACCAACGCAATGGAGAAACAATTATTACTAAACTAAATCCAACAGATTTACAGGATTTAGCCAATCAAACAGGAGGGAAATATTTTGAAATTGGAGAAGTTCAAAATGATGTTCAGCGTCTGATAAACTCTATACAAGCTATTCAAGGAGAAGTAAGAGGTGTTAAACAGATTGATACAACAACAAATAAATATTATTACTTTCTCTACGCAGCTCTATTTTTGGCAATCATTGATGTTTTGTTTACTATAAAAGTCATTAAGATATAA